A single region of the Brassica rapa cultivar Chiifu-401-42 chromosome A03, CAAS_Brap_v3.01, whole genome shotgun sequence genome encodes:
- the LOC117132525 gene encoding glutamic acid-rich protein-like: MEKVDVKCILGDPGLHSDLVEDVDCEFGRVVDLVKRGYRLKRQDWLNRSVDIAVAEAEVDENNSVPGIDATDQEKIEFLNNKVVSLEERVKYLEGLLNIRGETVKETEKSKETEAATKTKVNGQNADYELDENEVLGVYIDAKRKEIAKRKKNGVRPPREVGHQDEDDVEVEVNEEQPQEEEEQQQEDDTEDDVDDGDKESENPETNEVS; encoded by the exons ATGGAGAAG GTTGATGTCAAATGTATCCTTGGAGATCCCGGATTGCATAGCGACTTGGTTGAAGATGTTGACTGTGAATTTGGAAGAGTTGTTGATCTTGTCAAAAGAGGATATCGTTTGAAGAGACAAGATTGGCTCAATAGAAGTGTCGACATTGCCGTTGCTGAAGCTGAAGTGGACGAAAATAATTCTGTTCCTGGGATTGATGCAACTGATCAAGAAAAGATTGAATTCCTCAATAATAAGGTAGTGTCTCTTGAAGAAAGAGTGAAGTACCTTGAAGGTCTTTTGAACATTCGTGGAGAAACTGTGAAG GAAACTGAGAAGTCAAAAGAAACTGAAGCCGCCACAAAAACCAAG GTAAATGGACAGAATGCCGATTATGAACTTGACGAAAATGAAGTTTTAGGAGTTTATATAGATGCCAAAAGAAAGGAAATCGCTaag AGAAAGAAGAATGGTGTAAGACCTCCACGTGAAGTAGGACATCAAGATGAAGATGATGTAGAAGTCGAAGTCAATGAA gaacaaccacaagaagaagaggaacaacaacaagaagatgATACAGAAGACGATGTGGACGATGGTGATAAAGAGAGTGAAAATCCGGAAACCAATGAAGTAAGctga
- the LOC117132524 gene encoding uncharacterized protein LOC117132524 — MGEDILSPSCGDDDDLFCGKFFKDKKEMSTKLRLHAVSKSFEFHTEYSDKTRYVLSCVDERCSWSFRAKSVKGSQSFFVRHYVSKHTCDTSLRTVSHRQATAKLLGTMVSNHYEGGKIGLKPKQIMEKARNDHGVVITYSKAWRSQEHGQDIARGTPDDSYEALPSWFHMIKEKNPGSVTFIEVDAVGKFKYAFLSLGPSIRGFKLMRKVLSVDGAHLKSKYKGTLLAATAQDGNFHLYPIAFAIVDSENEASWSWFMKCLKTIIPDEEDLVFVSDRAASIEKALLQHYPVAHHGICIFHFQKNVQDNFKSSTLVPLVVEAGYAYTKADFDCYFQEIEESDIVLADYLRKADFRKWTRAYSPANRFNIMTSNLAESINSLLKVSREYPIVCLFDTIRMIMTKWFTERREEGVRHMHPVTVEVGNKMKELYDFTSRFLEVSKINDSEFEVKGDTRDQVVNFQTRHCSCFVFDIEKFPCAHAIAAAKSGNKHENDYVDEFFSNERFTLAYSESVYPVGDKTYWDIPPHVASFVCRPPSTRFPSGRRKKKRIPSSWEYGKYRPISKPSPKAYKCSRCGQKGHNKGSCVRPI, encoded by the exons ATGGGAGAAGATATCTTGTCTCCCAGttgtggtgatgatgatgatttgttCTGCGGGAAGTTTTTCAAGGATAAAAAGGAAATGAGCACAAAGTTGAGGTTGCATGCAGTTAGTAAAAGCTTTGAGTTCCACACAGAATATTCAGACAAAACACGTTATGTTCTTAGTTGTGTGGATGAAAGATGCAGTTGGAGTTTTCGTGCAAAATCAGTTAAAGGATCTCAGAGTTTTTTTGTTCGTCATTATGTATCTAAACATACTTGTGACACTTCTCTGAGAACTGTTAGTCATCGGCAAGCTACTGCAAAATTGTTGGGAACTATGGTCAGCAATCATTATGAAGGAGGAAAGATTGGGCTGAAACCTAAACAGATCATGGAAAAAGCTAGAAATGATCATGGTGTTGTGATTACATATTCAAAGGCTTGGAGGTCTCAAGAGCACGGCCAAGATATAGCTAGGGGTACTCCTGATGACAGTTATGAAGCTTTGCCCAGTTGGTTTCAcatgataaaagaaaagaatCCAGGTTCTGTGACTTTTATCGAAGTTGATGCTGTTGGGAAATTCAAATACGCATTTTTGTCGCTTGGTCCATCTATCAGAGGGTTTAAGTTGATGAGGAAGGTACTTTCTGTTGATGGTGCCCATCTGAAATCAAAGTATAAAGGGACTCTACTTGCTGCCACAGCACAAGATGGTAATTTTCACTTGTATCCTATAGCTTTTGCTATAGTTGATTCTGAGAATGAAGCCTCATGGAGTTGGTTTATGAAATGTCTGAAAACCATCATTCCTGATGAAGAGGATTTGGTTTTTGTCTCTGATCGTGCGGCCTCTATTGAAAAAGCTCTTTTACAACATTATCCTGTTGCTCACCATGGAATCTGCATCTTTCACTTTCAAAAGAATGTCCAGGACAATTTCAAAAGTTCAACACTTGTCCCTTTGGTTGTTGAAGCTGGTTATGCCTACACCAAAGCTGATTTCGATTGCTATTTTCAAGAGATTGAGGAGTCCGACATTGTATTAGCAGATTATCTTCGTAAAGCAGACTTCAGGAAGTGGACCCGAGCTTATTCTCCTGCTAATCGCTTCAACATCATGACGTCAAACTTGGCCGAATCTATAAATTCTTTGCTGAAAGTGAGTCGTGAGTATCCAATTGTCTGTCTTTTTGACACTATTAGGATGATAATGACTAAGTGGTTCACTGAACGACGTGAGGAAGGAGTTCGTCACATGCACCCTGTCACTGTCGAAGTGGGGAACAAGATGAAGGAGCTATATGATTTTACGTCTCGCTTCCttgaagtttccaaaatcaATGATTCAGAGTTTGAGGTTAAGGGAGATACAAGAGATCAAGTGGTGAATTTTCAAACAAGGCATTGTTCATGTTTTGTGTTTGATATTGAGAAGTTTCCTTGTGCTCATGCAATTGCCGCTGCAAAATCTGGGAATAAGCACGAAAATGATTATGTCGATGAGTTTTTCTCCAATGAAAG GTTTACACTAGCATATTCAGAGAGTGTATATCCTGTTGGTGATAAAACATATTGGGATATTCCTCCCCATGTAGCTTCGTTTGTTTGTCGCCCTCCATCTACACGCTTTCCTAGTGGGAGGAGGAAAAAAAAGAGGATACCAAGTTCGTGGGAGTATGGAAAATATCGGCCCATATCTAAACCATCACCCAAGGCTTACAAATGCAGCAGATGTGGACAGAAAGGACACAACAAAGGTAGTTGTGTAAGGCCTATTTGA